In the genome of Magnolia sinica isolate HGM2019 chromosome 2, MsV1, whole genome shotgun sequence, one region contains:
- the LOC131224824 gene encoding phytosulfokine receptor 1-like encodes MVHLSQLDLGLNQFRGKIPHSLSSCRELKTINLVKNSLNGQIPESFEHHQELTSLSLSKNSFGNILAALGVLQQCNNLTTLVLTNSFHGEEMPTYGIQGFESLEVFIIPNCGLSGSVGLSGSVPLWLRNWEIPESLTQLKSLIFLDVLHEDSTPPEFPFFMKSNQNASGLNRPEFGNLKYLHVLDLSKDYLTGAIPDGLSNMKNLEILDLSFNKLLGAVPSSLIELSFLSRFNIANNGLSGAIPSGGQFSTFPPSSFEGNTGLCGQHLYSCCIASKETETAPMERSRTVPVDLRFGIEVMP; translated from the exons ATGGTCCATCTCAGCCAGCTTGATCTCGGCTTGAATCAGTTTCGTGGCAAAATTCCTCATAGTTTATCCTCCTGCAGAGAATTGAAGACCATAAACCTCGTTAAAAACAGCCTCAATGGCCAAATCCCCGAGAGCTTTGAACACCATCAGGAACTCACTTCCCTGTCACTGTCGAAGAATAGCTTCGGAAACATTTTAGCAGCACTTGGGGTTCTACAACAATGCAATAATCTAACTACTTTGGTACTCACCAACAGTTTCCATGGCGAAGAAATGCCCACATACGGAATTCAAGGATTTGAGAGCCTAGAGGTTTTTATCATTCCGAACTGTGGCCTTTCTGGTTCAGTTGGCCTTTCTGGTTCAGTTCCTCTCTGGTTGAGGAACT GGGAAATCCCCGAAAGCTTGACACAATTGAAGAGCCTCATTTTCCTCGACGTCTTGCACGAAGATTCCACACCTCCTGAATTTCCGTTTTTCATGAAATCGAATCAAAATGCAAGTG GACTGAACCGGCCGGAATTTGGGAATTTGAAATATCTGCATGTACTGGATCTCAGCAAGGACTACCTCACTGGAGCAATTCCAGATGGTTTATCTAACATGAAGAACTTAGAGATACTGGATTTGTCCTTCAATAAGCTCTTGGGAGCCGTACCCTCTTCTCTAATCGAGCTCAGCTTTCTGTCAAGATTCAATATAGCAAACAACGGCTTGTCTGGGGCGATCCCTTCAGGAGGGCAGTTCTCCACCTTCCCACCTTCAAGTTTTGAGGGGAACACTGGCCTCTGTGGTCAACATCTATACTCTTGCTGTATTGCATCAAAGGAAACTGAAACTGCCCCAATGGAGAGAAGCAGAACAGTCCCTGTCGATTTGAGATTCGGAATTGAAGTAATGCCGTAG